A genomic window from Tolypothrix sp. PCC 7910 includes:
- the hpnH gene encoding adenosyl-hopene transferase HpnH, which yields MAINLQQAIDIGKYLVTQRLKGRKRFPLVLMLEPLFRCNLACNGCGKIQHPPEILKQNLTPEQCFAAVEECGAPVVSIPGGEPLMHPQIDEIVRGLVERKKYIYLCTNGLLLEKSLDKFQPSPYLTFSVHLDGMRDLHDKSVDRKGVFDIAVKAIRAAKAKGFRVTTNTTIFDGTDPKEMHEFFEFLETLNTDGMMISPGYSYELAPDQNHFLQREQTHALFREILAPQKAGKKNWNFNHNPLYLDFLTGEKDYECTPWGSPSYSVLGWQKPCYLFGDGYYATFKELLEETDWSQYGRASGNPKCADCMMHCGYEPTAAMDAMQPQNIARSLGTVFGK from the coding sequence ATGGCGATTAATTTACAACAAGCTATAGATATTGGGAAATATCTAGTTACACAACGTTTGAAAGGACGCAAACGCTTTCCTTTAGTCTTAATGTTAGAACCGCTTTTTCGGTGTAACTTAGCTTGTAATGGTTGTGGTAAAATTCAGCACCCACCGGAAATATTAAAGCAAAATCTCACCCCAGAACAGTGCTTTGCTGCTGTGGAAGAATGCGGCGCACCAGTGGTTTCCATTCCTGGGGGAGAACCGCTAATGCATCCCCAAATTGATGAAATTGTTCGGGGATTAGTGGAACGCAAGAAATATATTTACTTGTGTACCAATGGTTTGTTATTAGAAAAAAGCCTTGATAAATTTCAACCTTCCCCTTACCTCACCTTCAGCGTTCATTTAGACGGAATGCGCGATTTACACGACAAATCTGTTGATCGCAAAGGCGTTTTTGATATTGCTGTTAAAGCTATTCGTGCCGCTAAAGCTAAGGGTTTTCGCGTCACAACTAACACCACCATCTTTGATGGTACTGATCCCAAAGAAATGCATGAGTTCTTTGAGTTTCTCGAAACTCTCAATACAGATGGAATGATGATTTCTCCTGGTTATAGCTACGAATTAGCACCAGATCAAAATCATTTTCTCCAGCGTGAACAAACACACGCCTTATTCCGGGAAATCTTGGCTCCCCAGAAAGCAGGCAAGAAAAATTGGAACTTCAATCACAACCCCTTATATTTAGACTTCCTCACTGGCGAGAAGGACTACGAATGTACGCCTTGGGGTAGCCCTAGTTACAGCGTTCTCGGTTGGCAAAAACCCTGTTACCTATTTGGTGATGGTTATTACGCCACCTTTAAAGAATTGCTAGAAGAAACCGACTGGAGCCAATACGGCCGCGCCAGTGGTAATCCCAAATGTGCCGATTGCATGATGCACTGTGGCTACGAACCCACAGCCGCAATGGATGCGATGCAACCACAAAACATTGCCCGTTCCCTTGGCACTGTGTTTGGTAAATAA
- a CDS encoding CTB family bacteriocin — protein MSKENDINNAPIELTEEELDAVSGGIDIYLSGSMFEQRDVFSARRNSRRRSNNIFRSSSISSSAFQLVGLGFGSVGDAMSFLQGFAKLFGRR, from the coding sequence ATGTCTAAGGAAAACGATATAAATAACGCTCCTATTGAATTAACAGAGGAAGAACTCGACGCTGTGTCGGGTGGTATTGATATTTACTTATCTGGCTCAATGTTTGAGCAAAGAGATGTATTTTCTGCTCGTCGCAATTCCCGGCGGCGTAGTAACAATATTTTTAGATCTTCTTCTATCTCTTCTTCTGCATTTCAATTGGTTGGTTTGGGCTTCGGCTCGGTTGGCGATGCTATGAGCTTTCTCCAAGGGTTCGCCAAACTCTTCGGCAGAAGGTGA
- a CDS encoding NHLP bacteriocin system secretion protein, giving the protein MVPQQEAQKNNMFRKEALEKVASPEQLDQLIQVTNPKRWFSLVALGSLVAAGLAWSILGRIPIIVTGRGVLVYPSKVVTVQAANSGRIQSLNVQVGDKIKKGQVLATIDQTELRKQLQLSYEKLAQLRSQDQTANNAQQERFGLEQNANQRQREALQQSLQTVQSLTPVLREKGLEVIKRDRETLKQRLDTLRELQPTLKKRWEDRQALFKQGAVPQDTVLQARQEFIGAQAQINEAESQLNQLDEKEASAQRDYLNNLNQANELQAQIKALDSRQASQKEQDINTNTNRRKEIQETQRLISQLELQLQHSTQIVSDFSGTVLEVTAKPGQLLEAGAGIGTIAAQESNAKLVNVAFLPVSEGKKIKPGMPLQITPSTVKREEVGGIQGKVTNVSAFPITQQGAASLIGNPDLVNSIISQGPQLAVFTEMEQDSSTYSGYRWSSSKGPDQKITPGTTSSVRITVENRAPITFVLPILKTWTGLN; this is encoded by the coding sequence ATGGTTCCCCAGCAAGAAGCACAGAAAAATAATATGTTCCGCAAAGAAGCTTTAGAAAAGGTAGCTTCTCCGGAACAATTAGACCAACTGATTCAAGTTACTAACCCTAAACGCTGGTTTTCTTTGGTCGCGCTGGGTTCGTTAGTGGCGGCGGGTCTTGCTTGGAGTATACTCGGACGCATCCCCATTATTGTTACAGGTCGCGGTGTATTAGTTTATCCCAGTAAGGTTGTCACAGTCCAAGCTGCGAACTCTGGACGTATCCAATCCTTAAATGTGCAAGTGGGAGATAAGATTAAAAAAGGTCAAGTTCTCGCCACCATCGATCAAACAGAATTACGCAAACAATTGCAGCTATCTTATGAGAAACTTGCACAACTGCGATCGCAAGACCAAACTGCAAATAATGCCCAACAAGAACGTTTTGGCTTAGAACAAAATGCCAACCAGCGGCAACGGGAAGCCTTACAGCAGAGTTTGCAAACAGTACAATCCTTAACCCCTGTATTGCGGGAAAAAGGCTTAGAAGTAATCAAGCGCGATCGCGAAACTCTCAAACAACGCTTAGACACCTTACGAGAACTACAACCCACACTGAAAAAACGCTGGGAAGACCGTCAAGCACTGTTCAAACAAGGGGCTGTTCCTCAAGATACAGTACTACAAGCCCGTCAAGAATTTATTGGTGCCCAAGCCCAAATTAATGAAGCAGAATCGCAGTTAAATCAACTAGATGAGAAAGAAGCCAGCGCCCAAAGGGATTATCTGAATAATCTCAATCAAGCCAACGAATTGCAAGCGCAAATCAAAGCCTTAGATAGCCGTCAAGCTAGCCAAAAAGAACAAGATATTAATACCAATACCAACCGCAGAAAAGAAATTCAAGAAACTCAACGCCTCATTTCTCAATTAGAATTACAGTTGCAACATAGCACTCAAATTGTCAGTGATTTTAGCGGCACAGTTTTAGAAGTTACTGCTAAACCCGGACAACTATTAGAAGCAGGTGCCGGAATTGGTACAATTGCTGCCCAAGAATCAAATGCTAAGTTAGTTAACGTTGCCTTTCTACCTGTGAGTGAAGGTAAGAAAATTAAACCAGGAATGCCTTTACAAATCACACCTTCCACAGTCAAACGCGAAGAAGTCGGTGGTATTCAAGGAAAAGTTACCAACGTCTCTGCATTCCCCATCACCCAACAAGGTGCAGCTAGTTTAATTGGCAATCCAGATCTTGTAAATAGCATTATCTCCCAAGGGCCACAACTGGCTGTATTTACAGAAATGGAGCAAGATTCTTCAACATATAGCGGTTATCGTTGGTCATCATCCAAAGGGCCAGATCAAAAAATTACCCCTGGAACCACCAGTTCTGTGCGGATTACAGTAGAAAATCGCGCCCCAATTACCTTTGTTCTCCCAATTCTCAAAACTTGGACAGGCTTAAATTAA
- a CDS encoding efflux RND transporter permease subunit, with translation MVKPISSKSARERFNISRLAIEFSWLTVGFWIAVTVAGLLAFSSLKYALFPDITFPVVVVNATAPVETALDTETKLTQPIEKGLQSLEGLEDIRSSTYPGQTAVSLSFVVGTNLDKSTRQVETALKKLTLTQGANYKIIPLNLNESAAISYAIESPSGNLTDLTKLAKDQIVPAIAKVPGVLKVALLGTAHTSPPQLSANAGALPTGGATLVNFNGKDALAFQVIKKGTANTLEVVSRVEKEVQKLRSSLKDVTLTLAATQAEYIRNATHSTIDALIEAIVLSVVVIFPFLWNWQATLISALAIPTSLLATFIVMAFFGFNLETITLLALALVIGSIVDDAIVDVENIMRHVEDGETPRQAALAATNEIGLTVTAATFTAVAVFLPIGLMGGVIGQFFKPFGITVSAAMLASLLVARTLSPVLSIYWLKPASSGSRRRESHLWIRFAQSYRDLLSWSLDHKRIVMGLALISFIGGIAIIPMIPKGFIPKLDRGEFNITYTAPLLSLPEHLRAAQEAGGQEAGGREQGAGGNINSQSPVPNPQSPVPNPQSPIPNPLDDSLQVARKLEEVVRKSPAVATVFTTVGSREGEPNKGTLYVKLKEDRKITTAELQDQFRSSLPNLPGVTTSVEDIQFVDTGGQKPLQLALRGNDLKALGKAAKDIKDRLVKLPGFADVSVTGDNNQSDQIFQIERLNNQRVAYISANLGKDMSLGDATDKVVAVAKAVLPKGVSLDLGGDSARLGEVFGSFGTTLALSALCIVVVLIWLFKGWVDPLVIGVSLPLAIVGAMLALLITKSDFGMISLIGFVFLLGIANKNAILIVDYINQLRKSGLERKEAILKAGPVRLRPIMMTTAATILGMVPIALGLGAGSELRSPMAVAIAGGLVSSTVLSLIVVPVVYVILDDWFPRWKKERNH, from the coding sequence ATGGTCAAGCCTATTAGCTCAAAATCCGCACGAGAGCGCTTTAATATTTCTAGATTGGCGATTGAATTTTCGTGGTTGACGGTAGGTTTTTGGATTGCTGTGACGGTAGCCGGGCTATTAGCTTTCAGCTCCCTCAAGTATGCTTTGTTTCCAGATATTACCTTTCCTGTAGTGGTGGTAAATGCTACCGCCCCCGTAGAAACGGCTCTGGATACTGAGACAAAACTGACTCAACCAATAGAAAAAGGTTTGCAATCTCTGGAAGGACTTGAGGACATTCGCTCATCGACTTATCCAGGGCAAACTGCTGTGAGTTTGTCGTTTGTAGTTGGTACAAACCTCGACAAATCAACTCGCCAAGTAGAAACAGCGCTGAAAAAGTTAACCCTGACTCAGGGAGCAAATTACAAAATTATTCCGCTGAACTTAAATGAGTCAGCTGCCATTAGTTACGCCATTGAGAGTCCCTCAGGGAATCTTACGGATTTGACGAAATTGGCAAAAGACCAGATAGTTCCTGCGATCGCTAAAGTGCCAGGGGTGTTAAAAGTAGCACTATTGGGTACTGCTCATACCTCACCTCCCCAGTTATCAGCAAATGCAGGGGCTTTACCAACAGGTGGGGCTACTTTAGTCAACTTCAACGGTAAAGATGCTTTAGCATTTCAGGTCATCAAAAAAGGCACCGCCAATACATTAGAAGTGGTAAGCCGCGTTGAGAAAGAAGTCCAAAAGCTGCGGTCTTCCCTCAAAGATGTCACACTCACCTTAGCTGCGACTCAGGCTGAGTATATCCGCAACGCCACCCATTCCACAATCGATGCTTTGATTGAAGCTATAGTCTTGTCGGTAGTGGTGATATTTCCATTTTTATGGAACTGGCAAGCCACTTTAATTTCCGCCTTGGCGATTCCCACATCTTTGTTGGCGACATTTATCGTCATGGCGTTTTTTGGCTTCAACCTAGAAACCATCACCCTATTAGCCTTAGCTTTGGTAATTGGTAGTATTGTCGATGATGCGATCGTGGATGTAGAAAACATCATGCGACACGTAGAAGACGGTGAAACTCCCCGTCAAGCTGCACTTGCTGCTACCAATGAAATTGGGCTGACAGTTACCGCCGCCACCTTCACTGCCGTAGCAGTATTTCTGCCAATTGGGTTGATGGGGGGAGTAATTGGTCAGTTTTTCAAGCCATTTGGAATTACGGTTTCTGCTGCCATGCTAGCTTCTTTGCTAGTCGCCAGAACATTATCGCCTGTATTGTCAATTTATTGGCTGAAACCCGCCTCTTCCGGTTCTCGCCGCCGCGAATCTCATCTATGGATTCGCTTTGCTCAAAGTTACCGCGATTTGCTGAGTTGGTCATTAGATCACAAGCGTATTGTCATGGGTTTAGCTTTAATCAGCTTCATTGGTGGTATCGCCATCATTCCCATGATTCCCAAAGGCTTTATTCCCAAACTCGATCGCGGCGAATTTAACATTACCTACACCGCCCCGTTGTTGAGTTTACCTGAGCATTTGAGAGCAGCGCAGGAGGCAGGGGGACAAGAGGCAGGGGGCAGGGAGCAGGGAGCAGGGGGAAATATAAATTCCCAATCCCCAGTCCCTAATCCCCAGTCCCCAGTCCCCAATCCCCAATCCCCAATCCCCAATCCCCTAGACGATTCTTTGCAAGTTGCGAGGAAGTTGGAAGAGGTGGTGAGAAAATCGCCTGCTGTGGCTACTGTATTTACTACCGTGGGTTCCCGGGAGGGTGAGCCGAATAAAGGCACGCTGTATGTGAAACTCAAGGAAGACCGCAAAATCACTACTGCGGAACTCCAGGATCAATTTCGTTCCTCTTTGCCTAATCTGCCCGGGGTAACTACCAGCGTAGAAGATATTCAATTTGTTGATACTGGTGGGCAAAAACCTTTGCAATTAGCCTTAAGAGGGAATGACCTCAAAGCACTAGGTAAGGCTGCTAAGGATATTAAAGACCGCTTAGTAAAATTACCAGGATTCGCTGATGTCAGTGTTACAGGTGATAACAATCAAAGCGATCAGATTTTTCAAATTGAGCGTCTCAATAATCAGCGTGTGGCTTATATTAGCGCCAACCTGGGCAAGGATATGTCTTTAGGTGATGCTACTGATAAAGTTGTAGCAGTAGCTAAAGCAGTGTTGCCAAAAGGTGTTTCCTTAGATTTAGGCGGCGACTCTGCCCGTTTAGGAGAAGTGTTTGGCAGCTTTGGCACTACCTTAGCTTTATCAGCACTGTGTATTGTGGTGGTACTAATTTGGCTGTTTAAAGGCTGGGTAGATCCCTTAGTAATTGGCGTTTCTTTGCCCTTAGCTATAGTAGGGGCAATGTTGGCGCTGTTAATTACCAAGAGCGACTTCGGCATGATTTCCCTGATCGGCTTTGTATTCTTGTTGGGTATCGCCAATAAAAATGCCATCTTGATTGTTGATTACATCAATCAATTGCGGAAATCAGGACTAGAACGGAAAGAAGCTATCCTCAAAGCCGGGCCAGTACGCCTCAGACCAATTATGATGACCACTGCGGCGACAATTTTAGGCATGGTACCTATCGCCTTAGGGTTGGGAGCAGGTTCAGAATTGCGATCGCCTATGGCTGTTGCGATCGCAGGTGGTTTGGTAAGTTCTACTGTCCTGAGTTTAATTGTTGTGCCTGTGGTCTACGTCATCTTAGATGATTGGTTTCCGCGCTGGAAAAAGGAGCGAAACCATTGA
- a CDS encoding helix-turn-helix domain-containing protein yields MSNDFEQPEVNLPNMGTGKYLTPFQRKQLQKNLQDDLSESYRQRIEIMLLADEGKTQTEICQTLKCSPATARHWMHIARTGMAHQWQDCPLGRPKAINQEYLERLQQLLSQSPRDCGYGFRRWTVNWLRKHLAKELGIDVSDRHLKRVLKQMGLSTIPKPTPSQSEHTEKIAGQKILISDLKSEKSRNLTGFFLWESEK; encoded by the coding sequence ATGTCAAACGATTTTGAGCAGCCTGAAGTTAATCTCCCAAATATGGGAACAGGTAAGTATTTAACACCATTTCAGCGTAAACAGCTGCAAAAAAATTTACAAGATGATTTGTCTGAATCTTATCGTCAGCGAATCGAAATTATGTTGTTGGCGGATGAAGGCAAAACTCAAACTGAAATTTGTCAGACATTAAAATGTTCTCCGGCGACAGCACGACATTGGATGCACATTGCGCGTACTGGGATGGCGCACCAATGGCAAGATTGTCCTCTAGGTCGCCCAAAAGCAATTAATCAGGAATATTTGGAACGCTTACAACAGTTACTTTCTCAAAGTCCTAGGGATTGTGGCTATGGCTTTAGACGCTGGACAGTCAATTGGTTGCGAAAGCATTTAGCCAAAGAATTGGGAATAGATGTGAGCGATCGCCATCTTAAACGCGTCCTCAAACAAATGGGATTATCAACCATCCCCAAACCCACTCCATCTCAGAGTGAACATACAGAGAAAATCGCAGGACAAAAAATCTTAATTTCTGACCTTAAATCCGAAAAATCGCGTAATCTTACGGGATTTTTTCTTTGGGAATCAGAGAAATAA
- a CDS encoding radical SAM protein: MAQNSLAVETKRRSLWQMALQALQDGGPATCQFAITSVCNARCGFCSFAVDQMPMEQRHSVTLEQAKEAAEILYRNGVYFLIYVGGEPMAHPHLNEMIAHASSIGMAPMLVTNGSLLTPQRIDEMADAGLISVIISIDAAEVEKHEQNRGLKGVCDRIRNANAHFQRRNISTTASVTMSRLVDDYSQLPPFLTSLGFDSVTFSYPLTTLASSYLGYAESNLVDYTAAELDERFETLKALKREFPVVNPTASIEDMQRHLRGEPEQFGCLGGWKLFYLDWHLNLYRCHNWDKPMCHITEFDNSQRVRDGCTACMIDCYRDSSVMQHIGIAVSDGVQAATKGQFYKAWKYWFNRKNLVSLKSVWEQATWLRRL, encoded by the coding sequence ATGGCACAAAATAGTTTGGCGGTAGAAACAAAACGCCGCTCTTTATGGCAAATGGCACTACAGGCATTACAGGATGGTGGCCCTGCTACGTGTCAATTTGCCATTACCAGCGTTTGTAATGCTCGTTGCGGGTTTTGCAGCTTTGCAGTGGATCAAATGCCGATGGAACAACGGCATTCTGTAACCTTAGAACAGGCCAAAGAAGCAGCAGAAATTCTCTATCGCAATGGAGTGTATTTCTTAATTTATGTGGGTGGTGAACCAATGGCTCATCCCCATCTCAATGAGATGATTGCTCATGCATCAAGTATCGGTATGGCACCGATGTTAGTCACTAATGGTTCTCTGCTGACACCACAGCGAATTGATGAGATGGCTGATGCTGGGTTGATCAGTGTGATTATTTCTATTGATGCGGCTGAAGTCGAGAAACATGAGCAGAATCGGGGACTTAAGGGAGTGTGCGATCGCATCCGTAATGCTAATGCCCATTTCCAACGCCGAAATATCAGTACTACCGCCTCAGTCACCATGAGCCGACTGGTGGATGATTACTCTCAGCTACCACCATTTTTAACATCCTTGGGATTTGACAGTGTCACTTTCTCTTATCCCCTAACCACCCTAGCATCTTCCTATCTTGGTTACGCGGAGTCAAACTTAGTAGATTACACAGCCGCAGAGTTGGATGAGCGCTTTGAAACTTTAAAAGCTCTTAAACGTGAATTTCCAGTTGTCAATCCTACCGCTTCTATTGAAGATATGCAGCGCCACTTACGTGGTGAACCAGAGCAATTTGGCTGTCTTGGTGGCTGGAAATTGTTTTATTTAGACTGGCATCTTAACCTTTACCGTTGCCACAACTGGGATAAACCCATGTGTCATATCACTGAGTTTGATAACTCCCAAAGAGTTCGTGATGGCTGTACTGCTTGTATGATTGACTGCTACCGCGACTCTAGCGTCATGCAACACATTGGCATTGCTGTTAGTGATGGCGTACAAGCAGCAACAAAAGGACAATTTTACAAAGCTTGGAAATATTGGTTTAACCGTAAAAACCTAGTTTCTCTGAAATCCGTCTGGGAACAAGCTACTTGGTTACGCCGCCTTTAA
- the hpnA gene encoding hopanoid-associated sugar epimerase, whose amino-acid sequence MRVFVTGGTGFIGAHLVRLLLQEGYTVKALVRPSSNLQNLQGLEVEIVKGDLNDGDLAEKMQGCQYLFHVAAHYSLWQTDQELLYRHNVQGTRNVLAAAQQAGIERTVYTSSVAAIGVGESGKVVDETHQSPLEKLVGHYKKSKFLAEQVAMQAASTGQEIVVVNPSSPIGPLDIKPTPTGDIILRFLQRKMPFYMDTGLNFIDVRDVAKGHLLALSRGKSGDRYILGHQNLTLKQLLEQLAQITGLKAPQKAVPAWLPLTAAWVDEKMLAPFGKTPSVPLDGVRMAQQPMYYDASKAVTKLGLPQSSLTTALKDAVDWFVSKGYVKG is encoded by the coding sequence ATGCGGGTTTTTGTAACCGGGGGTACTGGTTTTATTGGTGCCCATTTGGTGAGGTTGCTGCTGCAAGAAGGATATACAGTCAAAGCACTGGTACGCCCTAGTAGCAACCTACAAAACCTCCAAGGGCTAGAGGTAGAAATTGTCAAGGGCGATCTCAATGATGGAGATTTGGCAGAGAAAATGCAGGGTTGTCAATATTTGTTTCATGTTGCAGCCCATTATTCCCTTTGGCAAACAGACCAAGAGTTACTTTACCGCCACAACGTCCAAGGTACGCGCAACGTTTTAGCCGCAGCGCAACAAGCTGGAATTGAACGCACTGTATATACCAGTTCCGTAGCCGCAATTGGGGTCGGGGAATCTGGTAAAGTCGTAGATGAAACTCATCAGAGTCCCTTAGAGAAATTGGTTGGTCACTACAAAAAGTCAAAATTTCTGGCGGAACAGGTAGCAATGCAAGCAGCTAGTACAGGTCAGGAAATCGTTGTGGTCAATCCTAGCAGCCCAATTGGGCCCTTGGATATTAAACCTACCCCCACAGGGGATATCATCCTGCGGTTTTTGCAGCGGAAAATGCCCTTTTACATGGATACTGGCTTGAATTTTATTGATGTGCGAGATGTAGCCAAAGGTCATTTACTAGCTTTATCGCGAGGTAAATCAGGCGATCGCTATATCTTAGGGCATCAAAATCTTACCCTGAAGCAACTTTTAGAACAACTCGCCCAAATCACAGGTTTAAAAGCCCCACAAAAGGCTGTACCTGCTTGGCTACCCCTAACTGCTGCTTGGGTAGATGAAAAAATGCTCGCACCATTCGGTAAAACGCCCTCAGTACCCTTAGATGGTGTACGCATGGCGCAACAACCTATGTACTACGATGCATCCAAAGCAGTAACAAAATTGGGCTTACCTCAGTCTTCTTTAACAACAGCACTTAAAGACGCTGTCGATTGGTTTGTCAGTAAAGGTTATGTCAAAGGATGA
- a CDS encoding phosphorylase, whose protein sequence is MTILENHRAGDTIISHATVHHPKFASYIYCRMVMLLNFRRTGGQGDKGKTEEYQLPITNYQLPMTSIILVPQGAEYKAVCRGLSTISSSTPKVIPIPVGIKPLTIYLRQLQANGTFLNYPETRVLIMGLCGSLSPQYPVGKIVLYENCIYQEKVQECDRTFTAQLHSAISNQQSAPSLVKGVTSDRVICAATEKRHLGDTLGGDVVDMEGFAALEFFHPLGISVAMLRVVSDDCNHDIPNLSSAISADGSLKPLPLAITLLRQPFAATNLIRGSLKALKVLEQIPALLFSA, encoded by the coding sequence TTGACCATCTTGGAAAATCATCGTGCGGGTGACACAATTATTAGTCATGCTACAGTACATCACCCAAAGTTTGCGAGTTATATCTACTGTCGGATGGTAATGTTACTGAATTTTAGGCGGACTGGGGGACAAGGGGACAAAGGAAAAACAGAAGAATACCAATTACCAATTACCAATTACCAATTACCCATGACCAGTATAATTCTTGTCCCCCAAGGTGCAGAGTATAAAGCCGTTTGTCGCGGCTTAAGCACTATTAGTAGCTCAACGCCAAAAGTTATACCTATACCTGTAGGTATAAAACCTTTAACCATATATCTGCGTCAATTGCAAGCTAATGGTACATTTTTAAATTATCCAGAGACGAGAGTGTTAATTATGGGTCTGTGTGGTAGTTTATCGCCCCAGTACCCTGTAGGTAAAATTGTGCTGTATGAGAACTGTATTTATCAAGAGAAAGTACAAGAGTGCGATCGCACTTTCACTGCACAATTACACTCAGCAATCAGCAATCAGCAATCAGCACCATCTTTAGTCAAAGGAGTAACAAGCGATCGCGTCATTTGTGCGGCTACAGAAAAACGCCATCTCGGAGATACTTTAGGTGGAGATGTTGTCGATATGGAAGGATTTGCAGCTTTAGAATTTTTCCATCCGTTGGGCATTTCTGTAGCTATGTTGCGTGTAGTCAGCGATGATTGTAACCATGATATCCCTAACCTCTCATCAGCAATTAGTGCTGATGGTTCCCTCAAACCCTTACCTTTAGCAATTACATTACTTCGACAGCCTTTTGCTGCTACTAATTTAATTCGGGGTTCTTTAAAAGCATTAAAAGTTTTAGAACAAATCCCAGCCTTATTATTTTCCGCCTAA
- a CDS encoding cyclic nucleotide-binding domain-containing protein, whose translation MTEVLLKELSNEDIDWMLAAGKQVELEPETVLIQQGQPLEALHILLDGALKVTLAQADKNPLGRAFAALEGGSLSGREIAQLSSGEMVGEIPFVETYLPATTVSATSRSLVLTIPRSRLIQKLEQDSSFAAHLYRASAVLLANRLEQMINQLGNSTVVLSQPQLREALIVFAELHDRDLDWLITAGRVEQFPANTVLIRSGRPIESLYILLDGSVTLNAAETEYNPLSQAFSNLEDSENQVFEKEFGRLWRGDILGETPFIEVQPSAVTVKTLEDSRVLKIPRWRLSAKLLHDVGFASRFYRVLAILLADKQQAIAQRLGYGRVTYSSGQSLEESFSNELSTNSLGQVALAGARFEWMLKRIGIE comes from the coding sequence ATGACAGAGGTTTTACTTAAAGAACTTAGTAATGAAGATATAGATTGGATGTTGGCGGCTGGTAAGCAAGTGGAATTAGAGCCGGAAACGGTTCTGATTCAGCAAGGTCAACCCCTAGAAGCGCTGCATATTCTGCTGGATGGTGCGTTGAAAGTTACTCTAGCACAAGCTGATAAAAACCCTTTGGGTCGTGCTTTTGCAGCATTGGAAGGTGGAAGTTTATCAGGGCGGGAAATTGCTCAGTTATCGAGTGGAGAGATGGTAGGGGAAATTCCTTTTGTGGAAACCTACTTACCAGCTACCACCGTTAGCGCTACTAGCAGATCTTTGGTGTTGACTATTCCTAGAAGTCGCTTAATTCAAAAACTAGAGCAAGACTCGAGTTTTGCGGCGCATCTCTACCGTGCAAGTGCGGTGCTATTGGCTAATCGCCTAGAGCAAATGATCAATCAACTGGGAAATAGCACAGTAGTTTTAAGCCAACCGCAACTCAGGGAAGCGTTGATTGTGTTTGCAGAGTTACACGATCGCGATTTGGATTGGTTAATTACTGCTGGACGAGTCGAACAATTTCCCGCCAATACCGTATTAATTCGTAGTGGTAGACCTATAGAATCGTTATATATTCTACTTGATGGCTCTGTGACTTTAAATGCAGCAGAAACAGAGTATAACCCCTTATCACAAGCTTTTTCTAATTTAGAAGATAGTGAAAATCAAGTATTTGAAAAGGAATTTGGCCGTTTATGGCGCGGTGATATTCTCGGTGAGACTCCATTTATAGAAGTGCAACCATCAGCGGTAACAGTGAAGACCTTAGAGGATTCACGGGTGTTAAAAATTCCTCGTTGGCGGTTATCTGCAAAATTATTGCATGATGTCGGATTCGCATCTCGATTTTACCGAGTTTTGGCAATTTTATTAGCCGACAAACAACAAGCGATCGCACAACGCCTTGGATATGGACGAGTAACTTACAGCAGCGGTCAATCTCTAGAAGAATCTTTCAGCAATGAACTCTCTACTAATTCTCTGGGACAGGTAGCGTTAGCCGGTGCGCGATTTGAATGGATGCTAAAGCGCATTGGAATTGAGTAA